One window of the Sebastes umbrosus isolate fSebUmb1 chromosome 1, fSebUmb1.pri, whole genome shotgun sequence genome contains the following:
- the cntn2 gene encoding contactin-2: MMERLLCLLVLSSVALKEAVGGDVCVSGHDSGPVFEEQPNGLIYPEGLSEGKVTLSCQARASPAASYRWLVNGTEVPLGMDLRYTLVAGNLVISSPESVRDTGSYQCLAINRCGTIISRAANLKFGYLHDFPPDSRSPQTAYEGIGAFLACQPPTHYPALSYRWLINEFPNFIKQDDGRWFVSQVTGNLYAAKAEPNDTGNYFCFTTINMDISTKSTFSKANQLTVLPDANPRKSAPNIKVRFPAETYALAGHTTQLECFAYGNPVPKLRWRKVDGLMPSKAGSSAEGPTLILPDLSFDDEGVYECEAYNSEGSDTYQGRISVQAQPEWLQVMSDSEVEISSELLWGCVAAGKPRPSIRWLRNGHPLTTQDRAEVNGARLKINNLALEDSGMYQCVAENKHGTIYSTAELRVQVQAPDFRLNPVRRLIPAARGGQVMIECRPRAAPKPSLFWSRGTELLTNSTRVTVTPDGILWIHNISRADEGKYTCFAENYLGKANSTGHLSVRDATKITLAPSNADINQGENVTLQCHASHDPTMDLTFTWALNGVLLDLEDSAGPYHRVEGKENIGDLLTVSAQLSQAGMYTCTAQTVVDSASASAKLVVRGPPGPPGGLLVKNVAEASVELRWSRGYDNHSPIGKYVIMGRSSLSSEWKKMRTDPVNIEGNAESARVMGLMPWMDYEFQVIASNILGSGEPSVPSHTIRTQQAAPTVAPSGLGGGGGDRNELIVTWTPMAREYQNGDGFGYTLAFKKQDAPSWTVVRIPHVESSRHVYYNESLTPYSPFEVKIKAYNRRGEGPFSQIAGVYSAEEEPTVGPSMPNATALTAFEILVSWEPVQQLSANGILRGYEIRYWRQHERDAAADRVRTAGLETTARVSGLRPSTRYHVAILAYNSAGTGPPSPRTTVTTRKPPPNRRPGNVSWKTDGSTVTVRWDHVKAMHNESAVLGYKVLYKHEGQTALKVLDKSKTSMSLPLPKDNGYVVLEIRSWGEGGDGPAHEIIVSRDSGTGMMVQNEASSTPSGPLRLLAGLLLLTLVSSSGL; encoded by the exons ATGATGGAGCGCCTGCTGTGTCTGCTGGTCCTCAGCTCGGTAGCCCTGAAGGAGGCTGTCG GTGGAGACGTGTGTGTATCGGGTCATGACAGCGGGCCAGTGTTTGAAGAACAGCCAAACGGTCTAATCTACCCAGAGGGCCTCAGTGAAGGCAAGGTGACTCTCAGCTGTCAGGCCAGAGCTAGTCCAGCTGCATCCTACAG ATGGCTTGTGAACGGCACAGAGGTCCCGCTGGGTATGGACCTGCGCTACACCCTGGTGGCCGGCAACCTGGTGATCAGCAGCCCCGAGTCTGTTCGAGACACGGGCTCTTATCAGTGTCTGGCCATCAACCGCTGCGGCACCATCATCAGCCGAGCAGCTAACCTCAAATTTGGCT ACCTCCATGACTTCCCTCCGGACAGCAGGAGTCCTCAGACAGCGTATGAAGGCATAGGAGCTTTCCTGGCCTGCCAGCCCCCGACACATTACCCAG CTCTGTCCTACCGCTGGTTAATCAACGAGTTTCCCAACTTCATCAAGCAGGACGACGGCCGCTGGTTCGTGTCACAGGTAACGGGGAACTTGTACGCGGCTAAAGCGGAGCCCAACGACACCGGGAACTACTTCTGCTTCACCACCATCAACATGGACATCAGCACCAAGAGTACCTTCAGCAAGGCCAACCAGCTCACTGTGCTGCCTGATG cCAATCCCAGGAAGTCAGCTCCGAACATCAAAGTGCGCTTCCCTGCAGAGACCTATGCCCTCGCAGGACACACCACTCAGTTAGAGTGCTTCGCCTATGGAAA CCCAGTCCCCAAACTGCGGTGGAGGAAGGTGGACGGTTTGATGCCGTCCAAGGCAGGCTCCAGTGCCGAGGGTCCCACCCTCATCCTGCCAGACCTCTCCTTCGACGACGAGGGCGTTTACGAATGTGAAGCCTACAACTCAGAGGGAAGTGACACATACCAGGGACGCATCAGTGTGCAAG CTCAACCAGAGTGGTTGCAGGTGATGAGCGACTCAGAGGTGGAGATCAGTTCGGAGCTTCTCTGGGGTTGTGTTGCTGCCGGTAAACCACGACCCTCCATACGCTGGCTACGCAACGGACATCCACTCACCACACAG GACCGGGCAGAGGTGAATGGGGCTCGTCTTAAGATCAATAACCTGGCCCTGGAGGATTCTGGGATGTACCAGTGTGTGGCTGAGAACAAACATGGAACCATCTACTCCACTGCTGAGCTCAGAGTCCAAG TTCAGGCTCCAGACTTCAGGTTGAATCCAGTAAGGAGACTGATCCCAGCAGCCAGGGGGGGACAGGTGATGATCGAGTGTCGCCCTCGAGCCGCCCCGAAGCCCAGCCTGTTCTGGAGCCGTGGGACAGAGCTGCTCACCAACAGCACCAG AGTCACAGTTACTCCAGACGGCATCTTATGGATCCACAACATCAGCAGGGCGGACGAAGGGAAGTACACCTGCTTTGCTGAAAACTACCTGGGAAAAGCCAACAGTACCGGACACCTGTCTGTCAGAg ATGCCACTAAGATCACGCTGGCTCCTTCCAACGCCGACATCAACCAAGGGGAAAATGTGACGCTGCAGTGTCACGCCTCCCACGACCCCACCATGGACCTGACCTTCACCTGGGCCCTCAACGGGGTCCTGCTGGACCTGGAGGACTCTGCCGGTCCGTACCACCGGGTGGAGGGG AAGGAAAACATCGGTGACCTGTTGACTGTAAGTGCTCAGCTGAGTCAAGCAGGGATGTACACCTGCACAGCTCAGACTGTGGTGGACAGCGCCTCAGCTTCAGCCAAACTTGTGGTTCGAG GCCCCCCAGGACCTCCCGGAGGTTTACTGGTGAAGAACGTCGCCGAGGCATCGGTGGAGCTCAGGTGGAGTCGAGGCTACGATAACCACAGTCCCATCGGCAAATATGTCATCATGGGCCGATCGTCGCTCTCATCAGAGTGGAAGAAGATgaggacag ACCCGGTGAACATCGAGGGGAATGCGGAGTCAGCTCGTGTGATGGGCCTGATGCCCTGGATGGATTATGAGTTCCAGGTCATCGCCAGCAACATCCTGGGCAGCGGAGAGCCCAGCGTGCCCTCACACACCATCCGCACGCAGCAAGCAG CTCCCACAGTGGCCCCCAGTGGTcttggaggagggggaggagaccGCAATGAACTCATTGTTACCTGGACG CCCATGGCCAGAGAGTACCAGAATGGCGATGGCTTTGGCTACACCCTGGCATTCAAGAAGCAAGACGCACCGTCGTGGACGGTGGTGCGTATTCCTCACGTGGAGTCGTCCCGACACGTTTACTACAACGAGAGCCTGACGCCGTACAGCCCCTTCGAGGTGAAGATCAAAGCTTATAACCGCAGAGGAGAAGGTCCGTTCAGCCAGATCGCCGGGGTCTACTCTGCAGAGGAAG AGCCAACGGTGGGACCGTCGATGCCCAACGCCACGGCGTTGACCGCCTTTGAGATCCTGGTTTCATGGGAGCCCGTCCAGCAGCTCAGCGCCAACGGCATCCTCAGAGGATATGAG ATTCGGTACTGGCGGCAGCACGAGCGGGACGCGGCAGCGGACCGAGTGCGGACAGCGGGACTGGAAACGACAGCCAGAGTGTCCGGACTAAGACCCAGCACCCGATACCACGTCGCCATTCTGGCGTACAACAGCGCCGGTACCGGGCCGCCCTCGCCGCGCACCACCGTCACCACCAGGAAACCAC CTCCTAATCGCCGTCCAGGCAACGTGTCGTGGAAGACCGACGGCTCCACGGTAACGGTGAGGTGGGACCACGTGAAGGCCATGCACAATGAGTCAGCTGTCCTGGGCTACAAA GTTCTGTACAAACACGAGGGCCAGACGGCGCTGAAGGTTCTGGACAAGTCGAAGACGTCAATGAGCCTGCCGCTGCCGAAAGACAACGGTTACGTGGTGTTGGAGATCCGGTCCTGGGGAGAAGGCGGGGACGGGCCGGCGCACGAGATCATCGTGTCCCGGGACTCAG GAACTGGTATGATGGTGCAGAACGAGGCCTCCTCCACACCGTCCGGTCCTCTCCGCCTCCTCGCCGGCTTGCTCCTACTCACTCTGGTGTCGTCGTCAGGCCTGTGA